In Streptomyces hawaiiensis, one genomic interval encodes:
- a CDS encoding DUF4230 domain-containing protein: MTTPVKRLPRRMPGWAKVVAALVLVLVVFFAGLRLSVLPGLKDLFGTDTHDRSGPALLKSIQDISRYDAASGNFQVVVDLEKDAKLLPDAIRGTRTLYVGAGTVDAYVDLGKVGENDVKVNDDRTSATLRLPHAQLGRPALDPDRSYAVSKQRGLFDRLGDLFSDNPNGEQAVQKLAVRHIGDAAKESELTARAESNTTGMLEGLLRSLGFKEVRVSYGS; this comes from the coding sequence ATGACGACTCCCGTCAAGCGCCTCCCCAGGCGCATGCCCGGCTGGGCGAAGGTGGTGGCCGCGCTCGTGCTGGTGCTCGTCGTGTTCTTCGCCGGGCTCCGGCTCAGCGTGCTCCCGGGCCTGAAGGACCTGTTCGGCACCGACACCCACGACCGGTCCGGCCCCGCGCTGCTGAAGTCCATCCAGGACATCAGCCGTTACGACGCCGCCTCCGGCAACTTCCAGGTCGTCGTCGACCTGGAGAAGGACGCCAAGCTGCTGCCCGACGCCATCCGCGGCACCCGCACCCTGTATGTCGGCGCGGGCACCGTCGACGCCTATGTCGACCTGGGCAAGGTCGGCGAGAACGACGTGAAGGTCAACGACGACCGCACGTCCGCCACGCTCCGGCTGCCCCACGCGCAGCTGGGCAGGCCCGCCCTCGACCCCGACCGCTCCTACGCGGTCTCCAAGCAGCGCGGTCTCTTCGACCGCCTCGGCGACCTCTTCTCGGACAACCCCAACGGCGAGCAGGCCGTGCAGAAGCTCGCGGTACGGCACATCGGCGACGCGGCGAAGGAGAGCGAGCTGACCGCACGCGCCGAGTCGAACACCACCGGCATGCTCGAGGGCCTGCTGCGCTCCCTGGGCTTCAAGGAGGTGCGTGTCTCGTACGGGAGCTGA
- a CDS encoding FUSC family protein, producing MRGLEQGARAVRPVDAVRRDTRGAWNAARAAWRGPGRERDLVVQSLKAAGAAVLAWLVGGVWMGDPLALMAPWVALVLVQATVFSSLVQGARQFGAICVGTLLASGAQAITDDTTGALALSVPVLMLLANWPRFGDQGIYAATTALFTISSGMVSLSAVGHRVGLAAIGAVIGVAVNALVLPPIHLRDVRENLAALAREAGDVLHTVAGDLREGEWGAQTASGWVSAATRLDHRLKALRSARRWSQESLRLTYAPLRALHRVPHGGVLPSEEEDERLARATGHVMTLTRALAVSVDDKRTPAPPEGPALRSYARLLELIGDTLRAEADSLLDGSVTARPGEESEKAMRELHEELQEKLRRHAGEGAAHTMVLGTLLLQAENLWAETVPGDQEQ from the coding sequence ATGCGCGGCCTGGAGCAGGGAGCGCGCGCCGTGCGGCCGGTGGATGCCGTACGCCGCGACACGCGGGGCGCCTGGAACGCCGCGCGGGCGGCGTGGCGCGGGCCCGGGCGGGAGCGGGATCTGGTCGTCCAGTCGCTGAAGGCGGCCGGGGCGGCGGTGCTGGCGTGGCTGGTGGGCGGCGTCTGGATGGGCGACCCACTGGCGCTGATGGCGCCCTGGGTGGCGCTGGTGCTGGTGCAGGCCACCGTGTTCAGCTCGCTGGTGCAGGGCGCGCGGCAGTTCGGCGCGATCTGTGTCGGCACCCTGCTCGCCTCGGGTGCGCAGGCGATCACCGACGACACGACCGGCGCGCTCGCGCTGTCCGTGCCGGTGCTGATGCTGCTGGCGAACTGGCCCCGCTTCGGCGACCAGGGCATCTACGCGGCGACCACGGCCCTGTTCACCATCTCCTCGGGCATGGTCAGCCTGTCCGCGGTCGGGCACCGGGTGGGGCTGGCCGCGATCGGCGCCGTCATCGGCGTCGCCGTCAACGCGCTCGTCCTGCCGCCGATCCACCTGCGGGACGTACGGGAGAACCTGGCGGCGCTCGCCCGGGAGGCGGGGGACGTGCTGCACACCGTGGCCGGCGATCTGCGCGAGGGCGAGTGGGGCGCGCAGACCGCCTCCGGCTGGGTCAGCGCCGCGACGCGACTGGACCACCGTCTGAAGGCGTTGCGCTCGGCGCGCCGGTGGAGCCAGGAGAGCCTGCGCCTGACCTACGCCCCGCTGCGCGCCCTGCACCGCGTGCCGCACGGAGGTGTCCTGCCGTCTGAGGAGGAGGACGAGCGGCTCGCCCGGGCGACCGGGCACGTCATGACGCTCACCCGGGCCCTCGCGGTGTCCGTGGACGACAAGCGGACGCCCGCCCCGCCCGAGGGCCCGGCTCTGCGCTCGTACGCGCGTCTGCTGGAGCTGATCGGGGACACCCTGCGCGCGGAGGCCGACAGTCTGCTCGACGGCAGCGTGACCGCCCGGCCGGGCGAGGAGAGCGAAAAGGCGATGCGGGAACTGCACGAGGAGTTGCAGGAAAAGCTGCGCCGACACGCCGGGGAGGGGGCCGCTCACACCATGGTCCTGGGCACGCTGCTGCTCCAGGCGGAGAACCTCTGGGCCGAGACTGTTCCGGGCGACCAGGAGCAGTGA
- a CDS encoding SDR family oxidoreductase translates to MKVVVTGATGNVGTSVVRLLSEDPQVASVLGLARRIPDWSPPKTDWAAVDLASERSELVERFTDADAVVHLAWAFQPTHDPAATWRTNVLGSVRVFEAVAAAGVPTLVHASSVGAYSPGPKDEAVDESWPTHGWPDAAYCREKAYLERALDTFERDRPETRVVRMRPAFLFQRESASEQRRIFGGRFLPGPLARPELLPFLPDIPGLRVQALHTDDAANAYRLALHSDVRGAFNLAADPPVDARLLGEMFDARPVRLPRSAARSAIAAAWGLHLLPASPHLFDAVLRLPLMDSTRARTELGWRPEHTAPEVLEEFLQGLQQGAGARTEPLRGRKVG, encoded by the coding sequence ATGAAGGTCGTCGTCACGGGTGCCACCGGCAACGTGGGCACCAGTGTGGTGCGCCTGCTGTCGGAGGACCCGCAGGTCGCCTCCGTACTGGGCCTGGCCCGGCGGATCCCCGACTGGTCCCCGCCGAAGACGGACTGGGCCGCCGTCGATCTGGCGTCCGAGCGGTCCGAGCTGGTGGAGCGGTTCACGGACGCGGACGCGGTGGTCCATCTGGCCTGGGCGTTCCAGCCGACGCACGACCCGGCCGCGACCTGGCGCACCAACGTACTCGGCAGTGTGCGTGTCTTCGAGGCGGTGGCGGCAGCCGGAGTGCCGACGCTGGTGCACGCCTCGTCGGTCGGCGCGTACTCGCCCGGCCCGAAGGACGAGGCGGTGGACGAGTCGTGGCCGACGCACGGCTGGCCGGACGCCGCGTACTGCCGGGAGAAGGCCTATCTGGAGCGGGCGCTGGACACGTTCGAGCGCGACCGTCCCGAAACGCGGGTGGTGCGGATGCGGCCCGCCTTCCTGTTCCAGCGGGAGTCCGCGAGCGAGCAGCGCCGCATCTTCGGCGGCCGCTTCCTGCCCGGGCCGCTGGCCCGCCCGGAGCTGCTGCCCTTCCTGCCCGACATCCCGGGGCTGCGGGTGCAGGCGCTGCACACGGACGACGCGGCGAACGCGTACCGCCTCGCGCTGCACTCCGATGTCCGGGGCGCCTTCAATCTGGCGGCCGACCCGCCGGTGGACGCGCGGCTGCTGGGCGAGATGTTCGACGCGCGTCCGGTGCGGCTGCCGCGCAGTGCGGCCAGGTCGGCGATCGCCGCCGCCTGGGGCCTGCATCTGCTGCCTGCCTCTCCGCACCTGTTCGACGCGGTGCTGCGACTGCCGCTGATGGACTCGACGCGTGCGCGCACGGAGCTCGGCTGGCGGCCGGAGCACACGGCTCCCGAGGTGCTGGAGGAGTTCCTGCAGGGCCTCCAGCAGGGCGCGGGTGCGCGGACGGAGCCGCTGCGGGGACGCAAGGTGGGCTGA
- a CDS encoding anti-sigma factor antagonist, translating to MRQEPAPLTRHLRVRQERGHTVLEFRGEIDLAAATEIAPHLDRETDRPAARVVIDLSGIDFFDCSGLRLLYRARSRVLDRRGHVLLVCAHPLTLRVLRITGLSRILPPQPTLDAALEQPEATSRP from the coding sequence GTGCGGCAGGAACCTGCACCGCTCACCCGGCATCTGCGCGTCCGCCAGGAACGGGGACACACGGTGCTGGAGTTCCGCGGCGAGATCGACCTCGCCGCGGCCACGGAGATCGCACCGCACCTGGACCGGGAGACGGACCGCCCCGCCGCCCGGGTCGTGATCGACCTCAGCGGGATCGACTTCTTCGACTGCTCAGGACTGCGGCTGCTGTACCGGGCCCGCAGCCGGGTGCTGGACCGGCGGGGCCATGTGCTCCTCGTCTGCGCGCACCCGCTCACCCTGCGCGTCCTGCGGATCACCGGCCTGTCCCGGATCCTGCCTCCGCAGCCGACGCTGGACGCCGCGCTGGAGCAGCCGGAGGCGACCTCCCGCCCGTGA
- a CDS encoding NAD(P)-dependent alcohol dehydrogenase, protein MPTTTRAAVVESGGAPFTLSDVVLDAPGPHEALIRMVATGLCHTDLGVASGGLPFPLPGVLGHEGAGVVEAVGSAVTGVAPGDHVLLSFTSCGGCRNCRGGHPAYCATWLPLNLLGGTRADGTSTISREGEALGGHFFGQSSFAERALADERSLVKVDPDVPLESIAPLGCGVQTGVGAVWNVLKPETGGTVVVLGAGAVGLSAVMAAALTPATRIVAVDRVAERLALATELGATHTVDTSGTDLAPALAEITGGQGADGVVETTGNVGVLRQGVDALAARGTLVVVGAPPFGTEVALDVNGLLGGKRIVGLTLGDSETQTMIPALVRLVKDGRLPLHRLISTYPFGDIDRAVQDMRSGKTIKPVLTF, encoded by the coding sequence ATGCCCACCACCACACGTGCCGCGGTCGTCGAATCCGGCGGCGCGCCCTTCACCCTCTCCGACGTCGTCCTCGACGCACCCGGCCCGCACGAGGCGCTGATCCGCATGGTCGCCACCGGCCTGTGCCACACCGACCTGGGGGTGGCGAGCGGCGGGCTGCCCTTCCCGCTGCCCGGCGTCCTGGGCCACGAGGGCGCGGGCGTCGTCGAGGCCGTCGGTTCCGCCGTCACCGGCGTCGCGCCCGGCGACCACGTCCTGCTCTCCTTCACCTCCTGCGGCGGCTGCCGCAACTGCCGCGGCGGCCACCCCGCGTACTGCGCGACCTGGCTGCCGCTGAACCTGCTCGGCGGCACCCGCGCCGACGGCACGAGCACCATCAGCCGGGAGGGCGAGGCCCTGGGCGGCCACTTCTTCGGCCAGTCCTCCTTCGCCGAGCGGGCCCTGGCCGACGAGCGCAGCCTCGTCAAGGTCGACCCGGACGTACCGCTGGAGTCCATCGCACCGCTGGGCTGCGGGGTACAGACCGGAGTGGGAGCCGTCTGGAACGTCCTGAAGCCGGAGACCGGCGGCACGGTAGTCGTCCTGGGCGCCGGAGCGGTCGGCCTGTCCGCCGTGATGGCAGCGGCCCTCACTCCGGCCACCAGGATCGTCGCCGTCGACCGGGTCGCCGAACGCCTGGCCCTGGCGACGGAGCTCGGCGCCACCCACACCGTCGACACGAGCGGCACGGACCTCGCCCCGGCCCTCGCCGAGATCACCGGCGGGCAGGGCGCGGACGGTGTCGTGGAAACCACGGGCAACGTCGGCGTCCTGCGGCAGGGCGTCGACGCGCTCGCCGCCCGCGGCACCCTGGTCGTCGTCGGCGCGCCGCCCTTCGGGACCGAGGTCGCCCTGGACGTCAACGGCCTCCTCGGAGGCAAGCGGATCGTCGGTCTCACCCTCGGCGACAGCGAGACCCAGACGATGATCCCGGCCCTGGTCCGCCTGGTGAAGGACGGCCGGCTCCCACTGCACCGCCTGATCAGCACCTACCCCTTCGGGGACATCGACCGGGCGGTCCAGGACATGAGGTCCGGCAAGACGATCAAGCCCGTTCTCACCTTCTGA
- a CDS encoding SDR family oxidoreductase produces the protein MSAPSASPSKVAVITGADSGIGRATAVRLAQAGMDVGITYHSDRKGAEETADEVRSHGQRAEVARMDLTRLPDAADTVDDLCERLGRIDVLVNNAGTGTMTPFLDLELSDVREVLDVDLVGPFLCGQKAARHMIGHGEGGRIINVTSVHEHQPRVGAAPYCAAKGGLGLLTQVMALELAEHHITVNAVAPGEISTPMTGQEDTDPHTESRPGIPLGRPGDAREVAAVIAFLAGPDASYVTGASWSVDGGMLRMGPQAGSHLTGHDWRRP, from the coding sequence ATGTCCGCTCCGAGCGCGTCACCCAGCAAGGTCGCCGTGATCACCGGCGCCGACTCCGGCATCGGCCGGGCCACCGCCGTACGCCTGGCGCAGGCGGGCATGGACGTCGGCATCACCTATCACAGCGACCGCAAGGGCGCGGAGGAGACGGCCGACGAGGTGCGCTCGCACGGGCAGCGGGCCGAGGTCGCCCGGATGGACCTCACCCGGCTGCCCGACGCCGCCGACACCGTCGACGACCTGTGCGAGCGGCTCGGCCGCATCGACGTGCTGGTCAACAACGCCGGCACCGGCACCATGACGCCCTTCCTCGACCTGGAGCTGTCCGACGTGCGGGAGGTCCTCGACGTCGATCTCGTCGGGCCGTTCCTGTGCGGGCAGAAGGCGGCCCGGCACATGATCGGGCACGGGGAGGGGGGCCGGATCATCAACGTCACGTCCGTCCACGAGCACCAGCCGCGGGTGGGCGCCGCCCCCTACTGCGCCGCCAAGGGCGGTCTCGGGCTGCTCACCCAGGTCATGGCGCTCGAACTGGCCGAGCACCACATCACCGTCAACGCCGTCGCGCCCGGCGAGATCTCCACGCCCATGACCGGGCAGGAGGACACCGACCCGCACACCGAGAGCCGCCCGGGCATCCCGCTCGGCCGGCCCGGTGACGCCCGCGAGGTCGCCGCCGTCATCGCCTTCCTCGCCGGTCCGGACGCCTCGTACGTCACCGGCGCGTCCTGGAGCGTCGACGGCGGCATGCTGCGGATGGGCCCGCAGGCCGGCTCCCACCTGACCGGGCACGACTGGCGCCGCCCCTGA
- a CDS encoding phosphotransferase family protein yields the protein MVDSWERARHILQAAGLDPGRLTHLAPLTGGTYNTVEELRLTDGSRYVLKIPPAAAVPGMRHEKRLLVSEAEFYRSAARVGVPTPRQALAGEDFLLMTAVPGDPWDGTLTDTEQTALRAELGRQVARLHRVTGPGFGYPSGALGPLAPDWRTAFTAMFDAVLDDARRYGARLPRPVDAVARTAASAYGALDEVTDPCLVHFDLWRGNILVDRPDGRARIGGLIDGERMFWGDPLADFVSLALLGDIREDEEFLAGYREAGGRARFDAPARLRLALYRAYLYLIMLIETVPREAGEEHQRWVRERVDPELVAALDEIERGS from the coding sequence GTGGTGGACTCATGGGAACGGGCCCGGCACATCCTTCAGGCGGCGGGCCTGGACCCCGGCCGCCTCACCCACCTCGCCCCGCTGACCGGCGGCACATACAACACCGTCGAGGAGCTCCGCCTCACCGACGGCAGCCGCTATGTGCTCAAGATCCCGCCCGCCGCGGCCGTCCCCGGTATGCGGCACGAAAAGCGGCTGCTCGTCTCCGAGGCCGAGTTCTACCGCTCGGCAGCGCGGGTCGGGGTCCCCACACCGCGGCAGGCGCTCGCTGGGGAGGACTTCCTGCTGATGACTGCCGTCCCGGGCGACCCGTGGGACGGCACCCTCACCGACACGGAGCAGACCGCCCTGCGCGCGGAGCTGGGGCGCCAGGTGGCCCGCCTGCACCGCGTGACCGGCCCCGGCTTCGGCTACCCCTCCGGCGCCCTCGGCCCGCTCGCCCCCGACTGGCGGACCGCGTTCACGGCGATGTTCGACGCCGTCCTCGACGACGCCCGACGCTACGGGGCCCGGCTGCCCCGCCCCGTCGACGCGGTGGCCCGTACCGCCGCGTCCGCGTACGGCGCCCTCGACGAGGTCACCGACCCGTGTCTCGTCCACTTCGACCTGTGGCGGGGCAACATACTCGTCGACCGCCCGGACGGCCGGGCCCGCATCGGGGGCCTCATCGACGGGGAGCGCATGTTCTGGGGCGATCCACTGGCCGACTTCGTCTCCCTGGCGCTGCTCGGCGACATCAGGGAGGACGAGGAGTTCCTGGCGGGCTACCGCGAGGCGGGCGGCCGGGCCCGCTTCGACGCCCCGGCCCGCCTGCGCCTCGCCCTGTACCGCGCCTACCTGTACCTGATCATGCTCATCGAGACGGTTCCCCGTGAAGCCGGTGAGGAGCATCAGCGGTGGGTGCGGGAGAGGGTCGACCCGGAACTCGTCGCGGCCCTGGACGAGATCGAGCGGGGTTCCTGA
- a CDS encoding HAD family hydrolase produces the protein MGSAGRAAVFDVDGTLADTNHLHVVTWWEAFRQAGHQVPMHAVHRAVGLPSTDLIAHLLGDDRDTDQDAAISAGHKALYGQYFDRLPALPEAGALLRRLHRDGWTVVLATSAGGAELSALRRAIDADEAIAATAGADDVNEGKPAPEPVEHALELAGVPARRAVFVGDTVWDMRAGSSAGVRCVGVLCGGVPRADLEESGADAVYADPAHLLSALGDSPLS, from the coding sequence ATGGGAAGCGCGGGACGGGCGGCCGTGTTCGACGTCGACGGCACGCTGGCCGATACCAACCATCTGCATGTCGTGACCTGGTGGGAGGCCTTCCGGCAGGCGGGCCACCAGGTGCCGATGCACGCCGTTCACCGGGCCGTGGGCCTGCCGTCGACCGACCTGATCGCCCATCTGCTGGGCGACGACCGGGACACGGACCAGGACGCCGCCATCAGCGCCGGGCACAAGGCGCTGTACGGGCAGTACTTCGACCGGCTGCCCGCGCTGCCGGAGGCCGGGGCGCTGCTGCGGCGGCTGCACCGGGACGGCTGGACGGTGGTGCTGGCCACCTCGGCGGGCGGCGCGGAGCTGAGCGCACTGCGCCGGGCCATCGACGCGGACGAGGCCATCGCCGCCACGGCCGGCGCCGACGACGTGAACGAGGGCAAGCCCGCCCCCGAGCCGGTCGAGCACGCTCTGGAGCTGGCCGGGGTGCCGGCGCGGCGGGCGGTGTTCGTCGGCGACACCGTGTGGGACATGCGCGCGGGAAGCAGCGCCGGGGTGCGCTGTGTGGGCGTCCTGTGCGGCGGCGTCCCGCGCGCCGATCTGGAGGAGTCCGGCGCGGACGCGGTCTACGCCGACCCCGCGCACCTCCTGTCGGCCCTCGGCGACAGTCCACTGTCGTGA
- a CDS encoding MarR family winged helix-turn-helix transcriptional regulator, protein MLDTQVTKAPPSLLYMVKQVELVVRSHLDELVRPSGITALQYTALTVLERHDGLSAAQLARDSFVTAQSIADLVRSLERRGLVRRERNPRNRRELLILLTEDGREMLARHAGPVRELEERMVRDLTAHQTEQFREALARAWHALS, encoded by the coding sequence ATGCTCGACACACAGGTGACCAAGGCGCCCCCTTCCCTGCTCTACATGGTCAAGCAGGTGGAGCTCGTCGTGCGCTCCCATCTGGACGAGCTGGTCAGACCCTCCGGGATCACCGCCCTTCAGTACACGGCGCTGACCGTGCTGGAACGGCACGACGGGCTGTCCGCGGCCCAGCTGGCGCGCGACTCCTTCGTCACCGCCCAGTCCATCGCGGACCTGGTCCGCTCCCTGGAGCGCCGCGGGCTGGTGCGCCGGGAACGCAACCCCCGCAATCGCCGGGAGCTGCTGATCCTGCTCACCGAAGACGGCCGTGAGATGCTCGCCCGGCACGCCGGGCCCGTCCGGGAGCTGGAGGAGCGGATGGTGCGCGACCTCACCGCGCACCAGACCGAGCAGTTCCGCGAGGCACTCGCCAGGGCGTGGCACGCCCTGTCCTGA
- a CDS encoding VanZ family protein produces MASAASRPRTTGSGSERRPLPWPVRLLAVLCAFTFMVAFAVVLARLTLQPSPASEALTHSNLQPGSSLRAYLDQPELRDAVKQIGGNIVLGIPFGVLVPVVAPRTRGILRVLLLTAIVMLLVEFAQGALVTGRAFDVDDVILNTTGALIGYLLLGRRLSRAVHARKPRPGRAGKEPSAGKA; encoded by the coding sequence ATGGCCAGTGCAGCCTCACGTCCCCGGACCACCGGGTCCGGGAGCGAGCGACGCCCGCTCCCGTGGCCCGTCCGGCTGCTGGCGGTGCTGTGCGCGTTCACGTTCATGGTCGCCTTCGCCGTGGTGCTGGCCCGGCTGACCCTCCAGCCCTCGCCCGCCTCGGAGGCGCTGACCCACAGCAATCTGCAGCCGGGCAGTTCTCTGAGGGCCTATCTCGACCAGCCCGAACTGCGGGACGCCGTCAAGCAGATCGGCGGCAACATCGTGCTGGGCATTCCCTTCGGCGTCCTCGTGCCCGTGGTCGCGCCCCGCACCCGAGGCATCCTGCGCGTGCTGCTCCTGACCGCGATCGTGATGCTCCTGGTGGAGTTCGCCCAGGGCGCCCTGGTCACGGGCCGCGCCTTCGACGTCGACGACGTCATCCTCAACACGACGGGCGCGCTCATCGGTTACCTGCTCCTGGGACGCCGCCTCAGCAGGGCCGTGCACGCGCGCAAGCCCCGGCCGGGCCGGGCGGGGAAGGAACCGTCGGCCGGCAAGGCCTAG
- a CDS encoding aldehyde dehydrogenase family protein, translated as MTTFESTPGQLFIGGRWREAADGARTEVVDPSRGTVVTTVAEAGPADVDAAVRAAREAFDDGAWSGLSGRERGRVLHRVAELIRENADELAALESLDVGKPITLCGAVDVTNAANDYEYYAHLAQSQDGALRDLPMNALAYTKREPLGVVAAITPFNFPLILAGSKLAPALAAGNTVVHKPADETPLSALYMARLLQQAGVPDGVVNVVTGTGPVAGEALLRHRGVDKVAFTGSTAIGRHVASVAGEALKPVTMELGGNAAHIVFEDADLEKAVGAVIKGFVFNTGQFCMGGPRLLVARSVYPTMLGILAEAVPGVPVGDPRDPATVIGPMAAEKHLKKVEEYVALARKEGARIVCGGERLDLDGGYYYRPTVIADLANDSRVIQEEIFGPVLTVQPFDDEDEAVALANSTPYGLASGVQTTNLARAHRVADRLQAGIVWVNDWAMLDPAVPFGGVKDSGYGREYGPEALAGYTKVKSVVVSLD; from the coding sequence ATGACCACCTTCGAGAGCACACCCGGGCAGCTGTTCATCGGGGGCCGATGGCGCGAAGCCGCCGACGGGGCGCGCACCGAGGTGGTCGACCCCTCCCGGGGCACGGTCGTCACCACCGTCGCCGAAGCGGGTCCCGCCGACGTCGACGCTGCCGTACGCGCCGCCCGCGAGGCCTTCGACGACGGCGCCTGGTCCGGCCTGAGCGGCCGCGAGCGCGGCCGGGTGCTGCATCGTGTCGCCGAGCTCATCCGGGAGAACGCCGACGAGCTCGCCGCACTGGAGAGCCTCGACGTCGGCAAGCCGATCACGCTGTGCGGCGCCGTCGACGTCACGAACGCGGCCAACGACTACGAGTACTACGCCCATCTCGCCCAGAGCCAGGACGGCGCGCTGCGCGACCTGCCCATGAACGCCCTCGCCTACACCAAGCGCGAGCCCCTCGGGGTGGTCGCCGCGATCACCCCGTTCAACTTCCCGCTGATCCTGGCCGGTTCGAAGCTCGCCCCGGCGCTGGCGGCCGGCAACACCGTCGTGCACAAGCCCGCCGACGAGACCCCGCTCAGCGCCCTGTACATGGCCCGGCTGCTCCAGCAGGCGGGCGTCCCCGACGGCGTGGTCAACGTCGTGACCGGCACCGGCCCGGTGGCGGGCGAGGCGCTGCTGCGGCACCGCGGAGTCGACAAGGTCGCCTTCACCGGCTCCACCGCGATCGGCCGGCACGTGGCGAGCGTCGCCGGCGAGGCGCTCAAGCCCGTCACGATGGAGCTCGGCGGGAACGCGGCCCACATCGTGTTCGAGGACGCCGACCTGGAGAAGGCGGTCGGCGCGGTCATCAAGGGCTTCGTCTTCAACACCGGCCAGTTCTGCATGGGCGGTCCGCGCCTGCTGGTGGCCCGTTCGGTGTATCCGACGATGCTCGGCATCCTCGCCGAGGCCGTGCCGGGCGTGCCGGTGGGCGACCCCCGCGACCCGGCCACGGTCATCGGTCCGATGGCGGCCGAGAAGCACCTGAAAAAGGTCGAGGAGTACGTCGCCCTGGCCCGCAAGGAGGGCGCCCGGATCGTCTGCGGCGGCGAGCGGCTCGACCTCGACGGCGGCTACTACTACCGGCCCACCGTCATCGCCGACCTGGCCAACGACTCCCGTGTGATCCAGGAGGAGATCTTCGGCCCGGTCCTCACCGTGCAGCCCTTCGACGACGAGGACGAGGCCGTCGCCCTCGCCAACTCCACGCCCTACGGCCTGGCCTCGGGCGTCCAGACCACCAACCTCGCCCGCGCCCACCGCGTCGCCGACCGGCTCCAGGCGGGCATCGTCTGGGTCAACGACTGGGCGATGCTCGACCCCGCGGTGCCCTTCGGCGGGGTGAAGGACTCCGGCTACGGCCGCGAGTACGGGCCCGAGGCCCTCGCCGGTTACACCAAGGTCAAGTCCGTCGTCGTCTCGCTCGACTGA
- a CDS encoding PHP domain-containing protein: protein MDPVEALDRIAFLLERSLAPTYRVRAFRTAARVLKDLGEDEVRRRAADGSLEKLKGVGPKTAQVAREALAGQVPGYLSKLEGEARERPAVRGGEKLRALLRGDCHLHSDWSDGGSPIEEMGRAAAELGHEWAALTDHSPRLTVARGLSPERLREQLDVVAELNETWAPFRLLTGIECDILEDGTLDQEPELLDRLDVVVVSVHSKLRMDARSMTRRMVAAVRDPHSDVLGHCTGRLVTGRGRPESEFDADEVFAACAETGTALEINSRPERLDPPRRLLRRAVDAGVLFSVDTDAHAPGQLDWQINGCARAEECGVPPERVVTTWSLDELLTWTRERRVPSGVAGG from the coding sequence ATGGACCCCGTCGAGGCACTGGACCGGATCGCCTTCCTGCTGGAGCGGTCCCTGGCACCGACCTACCGCGTGCGCGCCTTCCGTACGGCGGCCCGGGTGCTGAAGGACCTGGGCGAGGACGAGGTGCGGCGGCGGGCGGCGGACGGCTCGCTGGAGAAGCTCAAGGGGGTCGGCCCGAAGACGGCGCAGGTGGCGCGGGAGGCCCTGGCCGGCCAGGTGCCCGGTTATCTGTCGAAGCTGGAGGGCGAGGCGCGGGAGCGGCCGGCCGTGCGGGGCGGGGAGAAGCTGCGGGCGTTGCTGCGCGGGGACTGCCATCTGCACTCCGACTGGTCGGACGGCGGCAGCCCGATCGAGGAGATGGGCCGCGCCGCCGCGGAACTGGGCCACGAGTGGGCGGCCCTGACCGACCACTCACCCCGGCTGACGGTGGCCCGCGGGCTGTCGCCCGAGCGGCTTCGGGAGCAGCTGGACGTGGTGGCGGAGCTGAACGAGACCTGGGCGCCGTTCCGGCTGCTGACCGGCATCGAGTGCGACATCCTCGAGGACGGCACGCTCGACCAGGAGCCGGAGCTGCTGGACCGGCTCGACGTGGTGGTGGTGTCGGTGCACTCCAAACTGCGCATGGACGCCCGGTCGATGACCCGCCGGATGGTGGCCGCCGTACGCGACCCGCACTCGGACGTGCTCGGGCACTGCACGGGGCGGCTGGTGACCGGGCGGGGGCGGCCGGAGTCGGAGTTCGACGCGGACGAGGTGTTCGCGGCGTGCGCGGAGACCGGTACGGCGCTGGAGATCAACAGCAGGCCGGAGCGGCTGGACCCGCCGCGGCGGCTGCTGCGCCGGGCCGTGGACGCGGGGGTGCTGTTCTCCGTCGACACCGACGCGCACGCGCCGGGGCAGCTGGACTGGCAGATCAACGGGTGCGCCCGGGCCGAGGAGTGCGGGGTGCCGCCCGAGCGGGTGGTGACCACGTGGTCCCTCGACGAGCTGCTGACCTGGACGCGTGAGCGGCGGGTGCCGTCCGGCGTGGCGGGCGGCTGA